tgaggtcctccaggagcaatatgagaagctcttcgagacactccacgaagctaggcaagctcagacacgcgagcttgttgcccccgtggaagtcaaccatcaactgggtgccctccaacatggagggtcacatgcattcgacatagatatccctgatagggaacagattacccctcgacttgataatcaacatgaggcttctcttaacccagttgcttcgacccgaaccatgagaaatggagggagacacctctttactgaaggggcagaaggatcgaaagccgtctttcgcgattgtcgggatttcctgaagcaacgtcgagagaattccatccatataagctcaaagattaatgacccaaggatttctgagagactcggtcccctgccacggcccaagccggccaccaatttggggaaggggcaacaagtcccagagagacatgagggtacaggggactcagaggtgttccgacagacataccctggaagccagtacagcgagtccagggaaaaatcacatgcccttgatcaaaccttcctaattccaagaggagatggagatttaagaaagaaagctccagtgacacataactccgctcaggacccccttgtcctacaacttcttgaggaagtaaacaagttgaaggctgaacgtcaggctgaaatacctgactggaaccaacccaggcctggccctcttacaaggaggatcctcaacaccccccttcaagcaaagacaaagcaaaagcttggcttgcaactttatactggaaaagaggacccgattgagcaccttaacctctttgagtccaccatggcataccggatgcacaccgacgaagagcgatgtcttctcttcccctccaccctctctggtggagctctaaattggtattgtcgtcttacacctgagacggtagactcatttgaggaattgaggaaactatttgtttcccaacacattttccaaaccgatcgcttgcactctgcagatgacttgtacactatccgccagaagccagacgagtcattacgtatgtatgctggccgcttcagccatgaatactcccggtgtgccgaggcagatgacaagactgccctcaaagccttcacggcaggcctacgtgattgtttctttaaatacatgatcaatgccaatacttggaagacttactctgaggtgatggcgcagacttataaccatgcctccgccgaggcaaagacatatcaggagaaaccccctacaaccatcctttatcaacaagtgggaggtggaagccagactcacctaaatgagaagacctcgacttcccaaacagcagtggcacctccccatgccttgcataatgcttcaccgaatcaacagacatatcaattttaaggcaagaggaaggatttccatcctcaccactctcctttcagtaaaaagagtaagggacactatcccgataaccaagggtatcgccacaataacgctcgcccccagacagtcaatgcagtgggtcaaacccgcgtcaagataccccctaccccaaggtatgagacatacacgcccttgaatgccacatgcgcggccatttaccccagcatagctcacctgataccaaaaccaaagccgaggcacccagattacacgcccccgaataacgcgggcacgttttgttgctaccatgagcataacggccatgatagcgagaaatgtatcatcctccgtgatcgtattgaagctttggcacgagaaggaaaaattgatcaattccttcttcaccctcaaagggataaccgtaaccaacgccaggtgaatgtcatatattccataagcggcggcacacccatatctgaatcttccaatagggccatgaaaaacagtgaacgaagtctgaggcctggtcaccaagtgtttcacgtggaagacatcaggggagggaagtatcaaaaacctaactgggatccgatatgtttctaccctgaggaagaaagaggcatcatctaccctcataacgacccattgatcgtggaggctcacatagccaactttgatgttcgacgaatcctcgtagacacaggggcttcggtcaatatcatgtttgccgaagctttcagggcgctcagtgtagctgaacacttgctcgatcgctcgatttctcctctgataagcttctccggtgatatcgtgcaacccttagggagcatacatttgccctttactattggtacaggcccttacacggctaccattaccactaacttcctagtggttgactgcccaacggcatacaatgtcatctttgggcgcacaggcatcaatgatctcaaggctatggtatccacgcatatgctgttgatgaaatttccaaccccccatggcaacggctacatcagaggagatcagcttagtgcacgatcatgttacaacacttcagttaagcaacaacacttgcccggacccaaggaaaccctgtctgtacatgaccaagtcacaaagaccagcctagatgaagcgaacttggatcttcctgatagcaacaatcaacccgatgatcctcgagatgactctttcacccagcaagcccaacctgctgaagagttggagaaggtacctatctcaagagattatccagatcgcatggtgaagattggcaccacattgtcaccaccccttcggttagcattgatatcttttttgaaagagaacactgaagtcttcgcctggtcatacgaggacatgccaggcatctctcccgatgtcatctgtcatcgtttgagtattgaccccaagatcaagccggtgagacagaagcgaagatcttatgacgctgaacgatacgaggcaatgaaagcagaagttgaaaaactcaaaggcataggttttgtccgcgaagtcaattacccgacatgggtagcaaatgtggtccttgttaagaaaaatccgaccaaagaaagtcttttgcttcaaaaggtcttgtggagaatgtgtgttgactacaccgacctaaacaaagggtgtccgaaagatagcttccctcttcctcttattgacagacttatagactctacgaccgggtgtgaactcctgagcttcatggatgcttactcaggatacaaccaaatcctcatgaacccttcggatcaagaacacacagccttcactaccaacagaggactatactgctataaagtcatgcctttcggcctaaagaatgcaggagcgacttatcagagactagtcaactcaatgttcgccgagcagattgggaagagcatggaagtttacgttgatgatatgttagtcaagagcaaacatgctgaccaacacatcaccaacctatctgaaactttcactattttgaagaggtatcgaatgaggttaaaccccaacaaatgtgccttcggcgtaggctctggcaaattcttaggtttcatgattagccaacgaggcattgaagctaatcccgagaagatcaaagcaatcctcgacatgaaggaaccggtaacttcaaaggacatccagagccttactggcaaggtggcagccttaaccaggttcatttctaaggccacagacaaatgtgctcccttttttaaagcacttaagggaagtaggaagtacattacatggactgatgaatgtgccgaggcattcaaaaacctcaaggagtacatgagtaaagcccctctactctccaagcccgaggtaggagacattctcattatctacctatcggtatcagcttcagccgtaagttccgttctcattcgaaaggatgggaatattgagcgacctgtctacaacgctagcaaagccctacaagatgcggagacacgatactccaacattgagaaattagctctagcattggtcatgtctgctcggaaacttcgcccttatttccaagcacacgccatcatcgtgcttaccaatcaccctcttcgacagatactccagagtcctgacacgtctgggcgaatgatcaaatgggcgatagcattgggtgagtttgacatctcctaccaaccaaaaccagccgaaaaaggtcaagcagtagcagatttcattgccgacttcacatatccggttgacattgcttctacacctgaagcagtggcttcattacccccggaagctcagaaggtagaatcaacgacctcagcatggagtctgtatgttgatggctcatccaaccaacagggctgtggagcgggactagtcttgactacgcccgacaaagtagcaatggagtatgctcttcgtttcaaattcaaggcatcaaacaatgaggccgagtatgaagcccttctagcaggattacgtttggccaaacacctcggggttaaacaaattgatattttcagtgactcccaattagtggtcaaccaggttaccaacaactttgatgctaaggacagctccatggcagcatatcttgcgcaaacacaacttttgctcaagcacttccactaccagatcacccaagttcctcgagcggcaaacagtcatgcagacgccctggctcgcctcgcctcagctgtggaagacaagattggaagaaaaattcatgtcgaactgttggcaacaccaagcaccatggccgcagaagtatgcaacttacaacagggggatagttggatcaccccgatctataatttccttgctcatggcaccctcccaaatgataaagtccaggctaagcaaattcgatacaagtctacccgctacctgatcatcaatgatcaactctataagcgaggttttagcctgccatacttaaggtgtcttacgcctgccgaggcggaaatcgtccttcgggaaatacatgagggagtctgtggagatcatgctggatctcggtccctagcacacaagacttttcgccaaggatattactggccaacactccaccaggatgccatcaaagtatcccgctcatgtgacaaatgtcaacgatatgcaactattcctcattcccctccagagcctcttactcctatgatcagcccttggcccttcgcccagtggggacttgatttgatcggcccaatgccggcagggaagggcaaagtctgttacgcagtcgttgcagtagactacttcacaaagtgggccgaagtagaacccttggcaaccattactgaggcaaagatagaagacttcgtgtggaagaacatcctttgtagattcggcattcccaatgcgatagtcactgacaatgggcgacagtttgacaacaagaagttcaggttgttctgctctaagttcaacatcaacttatgctttgcctctccagctcatccccagtctaatggacaagttgaggccatcaacaaaataatcaagcgcactttgaaaaccagcttggacaaagctaaaggttgttggccagaatttgtaccccaagttctttggtcatatcgcacttcatatcggacttcaacaggagaaactccattctcacttgcctttggcacagaggcggttgtccctgttgagctcgagcaagcaacattccgagtccagaactacattcaaagtgaaaatgacaaacaactcaccctcaacttggatttagtcgaggaacacagaaaccaatctcacttgaggaatgtcgcctacaagcagcgcatctccaactattatgactctagggtcaagcttcgttctttcaaaataggagactgggtcttaaagaaaagattactctgcgacagagtcccgagtgaaggcacacttagtccaaactgggatggaccgtatgaagtcattggcatcagtcgccctggctcttacacacttagaagctccgatggcaagacccttggccatccatggaacgctgatcacttgaagtactactacaaatagactcacgatgtacaagtgttgagctatagccgttcggcatcctatgtaatgaaggccatttggcaatgaattcaataaagaggtaatttagccaactcagccctcactcttttacattcctagcaagggaacactcaagtgttgaaacctcaaagcagatatatccaacacgaaacaaaatctaagtatgtgtcgacaagactatacaaagaaaggaacaaccaaacaatggcttatatccaaacaatagatctattcatacatagccaaacatgcattaataatagtgcaaacactcataaacacctaaaatccaaaactctcaagcttataacatgggcacatgttatacacacatcagactactacatccagaatacatgcagatagtaaagacactgctattcattctcatctgaagccgaacccctggcagtatcactccgcgtcctaccatcatcctctgcatccccaagatcctcttcaccatgctgagtctgtgcatcagcactaccttcattatcagactcatcttcgctgctaggatcaacagcaaggacaaatgtctcgccctttcgatgatgctcatctatatcttcgtggtattttcaaagaatgctcccatcatcataacgatcaaggacggccatccatttccttttttcaaagcgagcttcttgagcacagtagggtttaatagcaagatgaaaggtcgaagaacttaagtattcttgcacagcagcctccctttcagttggaatgctcttctccagttcagaaatctcaactaaggcaccatccaattctcccctaaccttggatacttccaaggtagccacctccaactgttttttagttgcctcaaacaatttcttaagccttaggttctcaccatttcgccttttcaagctctccatggtttcgtccttcagttggagagcctgagtcaaaagtcccttattccttcgggcctcgtccacaagctgcttattctccttcagttttgccttgtaccgctcaacctcttgcagtctgtcgtgatactcggccatgacctgcatggcaagacgatcatcactacctaaataatgataataaagaggaaaaagtaaggaaatgacaaagtaacactcacatatgaagacagcttcaacatccggtcgcaatccgattcatccttagctaagggctctccgagctcatcgaaggcgaatcgacgccctgccaagcaattgttgatatccccaaaatcctttagccgcgtggcaaccctcaagtccttccacgggacactgccagctctttccttgcctttcccctcatggcgggaaccaggatcactttcctggacagtgtgctccatagtaagaggatgaggcaacagtcggctcccttctcctgcaactacggcagcagcattttcaacggcctcgactccagtcttcctaaaggcaggccccttaaggaccccatcttgggacttaggtctaacggatggttcccctcggaacttatgaattttcttatgcggtaggatgtcttccgaaggaactaacactggtgctttccttttatgggtgctagtccctgttttcttgcttaccttctccactgcataaggaaaatcaaaataagaaatacaactttccaaataaagtaaggaattgagctaagtttacatgaaggatacaacttactcgatcgtccctggctctcggaaactaagggttggaaaccgtaccgacgaaataagggtcgtagcttgcttaagtgtctatcctctttgggcaccctcaacaccttctctatgtcagatagctcctgcccaaacagttggatggtgccccgcgtcactacatgaagcaaagtgttagaagcaagaaaagaccacaacaaatagcaaatagtacgaacggttgatacgttacaacctacagtctggaagtgagtaagcacacgtcgctcaggcgtgacacccttatcatactcccaatcattatacagaaagcaccaacggtttttccatgtgtagtatgcctttttcttaccatacacaatacgctctctctcactccgacatgcacactcggcataaccagtgcatgattttgctgggcgcatcttgtaacagtaacgccactgatggaaggaaggctcacacaacccacactccatccaaatgatataaaatccaatcaaagtatcccagaaaccaggattgagttgcccaggtgcatatccgatcaaagataacatcttttgcaaccacggatgtaaaggtagtctcacccctaaagtcagtaatatctgggtgtagaacataacatgaccctggggaggctcagaaggccattcttcatcatgtaccaagcgtatccctacactacgagggatattacatgactgccttagcgcctcaacctgcttctcattatttaacaagttattctttagatggtctgctgtgaactcagagcgaactatgggtatggcatcaaaaacaaccccctcacccaacgccatggaggaagaactagcaatagctaaagttcgacggttgggaagatcatccaatgtttctctagtacaggactctaacaaagaccctgaagactccgacattgcagactcagacttagagctaaagctagaagagccctcatcactagaacttccaggctctgacatctacaataagaagaaacaaattctatcactacatgcatgatcaaaacataaggaagttcctatattacccacatgaagatggtgcaaagcgatgccggaacccttctcaatcagaaagcaatccgtcttccacagtcactacaaaacaagcaaatgaagaccgtgtcaagcgccaaaaaaaaaaaaaaaaaaaaaaaaaaaaaacagcttcatccaaaaagcttcacccgaaaagcttcacctccaaagcttcacctaaaaagcttcacccacaaagcttcacccaaaaaagcttcacccgaaaagcttcacctccaaagcttcacccacaaagcttcacctaaaaagcttcacccacaaagcttcacccaaaaaagcttcacccgaaaagcttcacctccaaagcttcacaagggcccaaagcttcacttaaaaaagcttcacctacaaagcttcacctaaaaaagcttcacctagaaagcttcatctacatcctttcaccatcaaagcttcaccatcaaagcttcacctagacagcttcatctacaaagcttcatctacaaagcttcaccatcaaagcttcacctagaaagcttcaacaccaaagcttcacctacaaagcttcaacacaaaaccttgctccaaataaacaaattttgttcacaaaacctaaacattttttgttttacacccacaagggcccaaaatcttccttcttatttattcacttatatatgttcccaaacatattatgatagatcaaataataattcaaagtccaaaatttagttatggacaaaaatacaagcaattcaccagtactgaagttgctacaaaaactggaatcttccccagcctagaaatccaacaaagcttcgcctccttttctctatcaaatttttgcagctgctgcttctctccaatggagctgaattttggacaccctctagttcttgagcagatgaacaactttcaagaaggaaccatttctgtttgagccacgaaaattaaagtgttgaagctccaagcatgacagtcggattcttgcagatttcgaagctgctgtgatgtttcgaagatctgaaaatatttaaccattagttcattctgaatttttgatatgttatgaaagagacgatgaggaacaacttcaatgaagaaagcatgctgatctgaacaatagaaaatggagtttcgaagctcacaacaaatctgacgggttgacagaaaaataataaccagtccttcatcatacctgaatttcttgagttatacagctccgagggatctcaattttggatatgttgtagttcacaagttaaggaacaacttcgctgaagaaagtatgttgatctaagcaagagaaaatggagtttttgaagctcacaacagGTCTGAcgtgttgacagacaaatgatgaaCAATCACTCGTCGTACCTGAATTTCTAGAGTTGTACTGATCTGATGGCTCTCAaaattggatatgttgtagttaaggaattaaagaacaactttcatgaagacaactttgtgattcgagcTACAGCTGAGGGtcttatattgaaaaccaattcaggttgttaggggaaatgaaaaccaattccaccaaagaaacatcattatgatgtttcatcattatggtgttttcatcattatgatgctttcatcattgagatgcttccatcattgtgatgcttccattatgattgtcatgcaccaacggttacaccctCTATCATagcagtatgtgtgtgtatctcCCTATAGTCATCATGTGCAAGACTATCGTAGTCAGATGGCTTTCCATAAAACAGCTACCAACcgttacaccttctgcaattccacttattcgggcctagcaaccttcataaacaaaatatatgaagaaaaagtccggggctaccacttagaaaacaaaagaatgaagttttggtacttacgacatggactattagcaagacacctcattcgtcaactccctcgactagagacttgggggactcccaccatatgctactacgccttggtactcaaaagttcgtgactactcagtgacttggatttttcaagtctccaaccgagaagttttcctcactcgggaaattaagggaacactacctcaaactacatgcttcactcacaaagcttcaacaatacaggtttcaacaaaagcaaaaattcaaagaactttatgaagaaggctttggtgtatttaacacaatatgttgaaatgaagcaaagcttatttattaatattttcgataagccacaaatatgtacatatacatgagtcaaaataaacaaacaaaagggagccttcacaaaggttgcttaggggaagtctcagcagtcggtagagccccagaaagagaaagcaccggagggtggttatccggagcctcagtacttgacaaaaccccagaaggaggaggcattggaggttcatcatttgaagctttattaccaggtacaaccctagaggacgaaggcaataaatgcctttggaacaaacccacaaaccgctgatgatcaagtaaaaccttaccatcagattccttcatctggtcaagcttcctcttcatgtttgtagcatagtcatgggcgagccggtgcaactgcttattctcatgcttgagccctctaatctcctgtttgagactcatcacttcagcagccaatgattcaacttggcgggttctagcaaataggcgttgggccatattagacacagaacctgcacactgaacactaagagccagagagtccttaacagccaactcatcagaccgtttggaaagtaatctgttatctttgggagtgagaaggttcctggccaccactgcagcggtcatatcattcttcatcacagaatccccaacggtaagaggaccagtaggggatatgaaggatgggcgccatatgttgtctggagaaggcgtggctgtctcttctccaaggttcaagtcaaaacgacggtcggagggtccagacattttcaaatgtgttgaagaaggaagaggtcagacaaatcaagatcttagaagtgcaagaaatgagcttctactggtagagattcaagtgtgctgtggaacttaatgccagcctctataaaaatctgcactcgacggagcttcagaaatcgaagaggcgtttgctttctcaaaagctgggctgctcagagaccacgagggccgatctcagaaatcgaagaggcgtttgctttctcaaaagctgggctgctcagagaccacgagggccgatctcagaaatcgaagaagcacctgctttttcagcctcgtcagcacctgtcacatgcacactcagctttgcggaaattacgggcaatctgtcgaagatttctggtgaagtagaaagcacgtgaatcttactgttcaatcaccgctctccatatgcaccatcaactcctcgggtaccacatataactttgtcaaagatctctgacaaagtttaggcacgagaatttcgaagttccagctaccctactattacccataagggtaaaggaacagcaccactgcttgacaactggaaaatccctatgtgtgtcgacctccgtgttttgcggcaagacaggttggcaagaacgtccaacctttactcacattcgagaaaagactcccaacataattactttctcaaaaaccggagtagcaccgctttccgaatctcgagagtcagatcctcgacgggattgcttgttcgaaaaccgaagaggcacaactctcagaacttcgagagccagatttccttagataaagcttgtctgtaatcttcacacgtaatatcagctttccagataccacataccactttttcaaagtgctctgacaaaattaaaacacgtgaagctggcagctcccactacattgctgtgaccaagaagggtaaaggaatagcattactacttgttattgggaaatccctatatacattgacctccctcctcaacggacaggcaaacctgcaaaaatgctcaaccctttctcgcattcgaaaaggcaccctcaacataacctctcgaaatactcagctttatttccccccaataatacctcagcaaataagccacaccaagaacaagagtatctcatatcatcagggtcgaaagcaagagtatcccatatcatgctttctccctgtctttgtctttgtccttgtccacacctgcaggacaaggagaaagagagcagtcagtcggaacctgaaatc
This is a stretch of genomic DNA from Malus domestica chromosome 02, GDT2T_hap1. It encodes these proteins:
- the LOC139192827 gene encoding uncharacterized protein; its protein translation is MSESSGSLLESCTRETLDDLPNRRTLAIASSSSMALGEGVVFDAIPIVRSEFTADHLKNNLLNNEKQVEALRQSCNIPRSVGIRLVHDEEWPSEPPQGHVMFYTQILLTLGVRLPLHPWLQKMLSLIGYAPGQLNPGFWDTLIGFYIIWMECGLCEPSFHQWRYCYKMRPAKSCTGYAECACRSERERIVYGKKKAYYTWKNRWCFLYNDWEYDKGVTPERRVLTHFQTVGCNVSTVRTICYLLWSFLASNTLLHVVTRGTIQLFGQELSDIEKVLRVPKEDRHLSKLRPLFRRYGFQPLVSESQGRSMEKVSKKTGTSTHKRKAPVLVPSEDILPHKKIHKFRGEPSVRPKSQDGVLKGPAFRKTGVEAVENAAAVVAGEGSRLLPHPLTMEHTVQESDPGSRHEGKGKERAGSVPWKDLRVATRLKDFGDINNCLAGRRFAFDELGEPLAKDESDCDRMLKLSSYVMAEYHDRLQEVERYKAKLKENKQLVDEARRNKGLLTQALQLKDETMESLKRRNGENLRLKKLFEATKKQLEVATLEVSKVRGELDGALVEISELEKSIPTEREAAVQEYLSSSTFHLAIKPYCAQEARFEKRKWMAVLDRYDDGSIL